ATCCGTGCTGCCGTCGAGGCCGCACCCGACGTGACGATACTGATCAACAACGCGGGCGCATCAGTGTCGACTCCCGGCATCCTCACCCACTCCGACGAGGAGATCCGCCGGAACGTCGAGACGAACTTCCTCGGTCCGCTGTTCCTGACCCGCGCCTTCGCTCCCGTGCTCACGGCGAACGACGGCGAGAAGGCGATCATCGACATCCATTCGGCGCTGGCCTGGTACGCCACCGCCGGCATCTACTCCGCGACCAAGGCCGCCCTGTGGTCCGCGACGAACTCCCTTCGCCTCGAGCTCCAGCCCCTCGGCGTCCAGGTCGTAGGTGTGCACGTCGGTTGGGTCGACACCGCCATGGCCGCGCACACCACCGACCCGAAGCTCGACCCCGCCGTGCTCGTCACCAAGGTGCTCGACGCCACTGAGGCGGGCGAGTACGAAGTGCTCGCGGATGACACCTCCGTGAACGTCAGGGCCGCGCTCTCGGCACCGCTCGAGGCGCTCTACCCCCAGCTCGCCACGACGAAGTAGACCGACGACGCAGCACTGGGTGCGACTACCCCGAGGAGTCAAGACCTGCGAAGAAGGTACGGATGTCATCGGCAAGATCTTCGGTCGCCTCGATGGCAGCGAAGTGTCCGCCCCGCGCGAAGACGGTGTACCGCTGAAGGTTGTGCGTACGCTCCGCCCATTCGCGGGGCGGATACTGCAGATCGGCGGGGAACAGCCCCAGCGCGGTCGGGACCGTCACGTAATCGTGTGGCGGGTACACGTCGTAGTAGGGACGCAACGAGGTGCCGATCGTGTTGGTGAACCAGTAGAGGCTCGCCTGCGTGAGGAGAAAGTCATCGTCGATGGGACGAGGGGAAGCACGCCGATCGCTCCACCCCCGGTACTTTTCGAGGATCCAGCTCAGCAGCCCCACCGGAGAGTCCGAGAGCGCGAACGCAAGCGTCATCGGGCGCGTGCGGTGCTGGTGCATGTACGAGCCCTCCACGTCGAGCCAGGTCGCGACCCGCGCCCTGTGCGCACGCTCGTCTGCAGTGAGCGTCGACTCGTCCAGTTCCTGCGGCACCCCCACGGAAAGGATGTGAACACCTCGAACCGATTCGGGATGAGCCGCCGCGAGGCGCGACGTGATTCCTGCACCGAGATCACCCCCGTGCGCGAAGAAGCGCGTGGCGCCGAGCGCGGCCATGACGCGATGCCACACCTCATGGGTGGGTACGCGCGGCGGCGACGAGTCGGGCTGATCGGAGAAGGTGAAGCCGGGCAACGAAGGAACGATGACGGTGAATCCCAGGGCTCCGCTGAGACCGAAATCCTCCGGTCTGGAAAGTCGACGTGCCAGATTCACCAGCTCATACGCGGTGCTCGGCCAGCCATTGGTCAGAAGCAACCAGGGCGCCGTCGGCTCACTCGCGTCGAACCTCAGATAGTGCACCTGCTGACCGTCGATACTGACCGTATTGGACGGAAGCGCATTGATCTCGGCTTCCACGGCCCGCCAGTCGAAACCATCCGCCCAGTAATCGGCGAGGCGGCGAAGTTCTCGAACGTCCGTTCCGGCGGCCCAGGGATCAGTGGGCCACGGCCGCGGCCAACGGTTAGCCCGCAGTCGAGCGCGCAGCTCCCGTAGGTCGTGTTCGGAGACTGAGATCAGCGGCGATTGCATGCGGTGCTCCGTTTCGAATGTCCCCGGAATGTCGGTTTCTAGTCCACCGAGTTGAGTTGAACCATGGCGTCGTAGAGCTGCGCGTCCGTCATCGGCGGCTCGGGGATCGGATGCGCCCGCTCAGCCCGGTAAGCGTCGAGCATGAGGTGGAGGTGACGCCGCCACGCATTGGGGACGGTGGTGCTGGTGGCGTCGATCATCCGACCGTTGGACCAGATGAGGTTGACGATGTCGGCCCGTGTGATGTCCGGGCGCGCCTCACCTGCATCTTGGGCTCGAGTGAGCACGTCTTCGATCTGCCGACACATCTCGTCGTGGATGCGCTCGGTGTCAGCGCTGCCGGGAAAGCGCCGGGAGAGGAAGTCGTTGAAACCGCGGTCGCCCGCCTGCACGCGGAACAGGTTCTCCAGGTAGTAGACGAATCCTTCCCACGGGTCGTCGATCTCGAGAGCCTTCTTGGAACCGTCCATGAACTCCCGGAGTTGAGGCTCAAGGGCGGCCAGGAGCAGGTCCAGACGGGTCGGGAAGTGGCGATACAGGGTCCCGATGGCAACCTCAGCGTCGCGAGCGATCCTTTCCAAGGAGGCATCCACGCCTCTGGCGGCGAACTCGCGCCGGGCCGCAGCGATGAGCCTGACATGACGCTCCTGCGCGTCACGACGCCGGGGCGTCCGTGTCCGATCAACATCGCTGATGCTCATCCATCCAGATTACCTCGGAATCGGAGGGGGTCCTCCGATTCCGAGGTATCTTGCACACTCCGGAATAGATGAGGCACCCCTCCGGTTCAATCCACTAACCGGAGGGGTACCTCACCTTGACGGGTCGAGTCACTTGCCGACGACTTCCGCCGGTTCACTGACATAGGCACAACACGAAGGAGCACATCATGAGCGGCATCAGCATCATCGGCTCGGGCAACATGGCCAGTGCCATCGGCGCCCTGGCTCTCAAGGGCGGCAACACGGTCGAGATCGTCAGCAGGAACTCGGGCAAAGCTGAGGCCCTGGCACGGGCGCTCGGTGACGGCGCCACCGTCGGAACGTGGCGCGCAGCGCCGACAGGGGACATCGTCATCCTGGCCGTGCTGTTCGCAGGCGCCGTACCGGTGGTCAGCGAGTACGGCGACGCGCTTGCCGGCAAGATCATCGTCGACATCACGAATCCCTTCAACGCCGACGCCTCGGGGCTGGCCGTCCCTGATGGCAGCTCCGTCGCGCAGATGGTCGCCGAGGCGTCTCCCCCAGACGCCCACGTCGTGAAGGCGTTCAACACGCTCTTCAGCCACGTCCTGGCCGCCGGCGAACCGGTGGACGTGTTCATGGCGGGCGGTGACACGCAGGCCAAGGCGACCGTCTCGGCCTTCATCACGAGCCTCGGGCTTCGGCCCCGCGACGCGGGTGACCTGCAGATGGCGCACTGGCTGGAGAGCGCAAGCCTGCTGGAGATGGGTCTGGCCCGGAACGGCCTGGGGTTCAACATCTCCCTCGGCGTCAATCTCGGAGGAACGGAGTAGTCATGGGAAAGCTCGATGGCAAGGTCGCGGTGATCACAGGCGCGACGAGTGGCATGGCGTTGACCGGTGCCAGGTTGTTCGTGGATGAAGGGGCTCACGTCTTCATCTCGGGTCGACGCAAGGACGCGGTGGATGAAGCCGTGAAGCTGATCGGCCGGAATGCGACCGGCGTGCAAGCCGATTCGGCCGACCTCGCTGATCTTGATCGACTGTTCGAGACGGTCGCGCAGGAGAAGGGCAGGATCGACGTGCTGTGGACCAGCGCCGGAGGCGGCGAGCAGGGCAGGCTCGGTGAGATCACCGCGGAGCAGTTCGATGCCGCCTTCTCGCTGAATGCGCGCGGCACGCTGTTCACGGTTCAAAAGGCGCTGCCGCTCTTCAACGATGGCGGCTCGATCTTCATGACCGGATCCAACGCTTCCCTGCGGGGCTACCCCGATTGGAGCGTGTACGCCGCGAGCAAGGCCGTACTGCCCGCCTACGCGCGGGTATGGGTGGCCGAGTTGAGAGACAGGAGGATCCGGGTGAATGTCCTCACCCCCGGTCAGGTCGCCACGCCGATGATGGGCGACGCGTTGAGCGCGGAGATGAAGACGGCGTTCGAGTCAGTGATCCCACGTCGAGAGATGGGCCACCCCGAGGAGATCGCATCGGTCGCGTTGTTCCTCGCGTCGGATGACTCGAGCTACGTGAATGGCCAGGAGCTCGTCGTCGACGGCGGCACGACAGTGATCTGAACGTGTCGGGTGCCCTCGTCTGGATTCCGATCCGCGATGGCACCCGACCCGCGCACGGCCCGCACGACCTGCTCGTCCGTCAACC
The DNA window shown above is from Microbacterium murale and carries:
- a CDS encoding SDR family oxidoreductase, producing the protein MTSLNGAIVLITGANGGIGAHFVREALARGAAKVYATARTPREWDDERIVPLALDVTDSASIRAAVEAAPDVTILINNAGASVSTPGILTHSDEEIRRNVETNFLGPLFLTRAFAPVLTANDGEKAIIDIHSALAWYATAGIYSATKAALWSATNSLRLELQPLGVQVVGVHVGWVDTAMAAHTTDPKLDPAVLVTKVLDATEAGEYEVLADDTSVNVRAALSAPLEALYPQLATTK
- a CDS encoding epoxide hydrolase family protein, coding for MQSPLISVSEHDLRELRARLRANRWPRPWPTDPWAAGTDVRELRRLADYWADGFDWRAVEAEINALPSNTVSIDGQQVHYLRFDASEPTAPWLLLTNGWPSTAYELVNLARRLSRPEDFGLSGALGFTVIVPSLPGFTFSDQPDSSPPRVPTHEVWHRVMAALGATRFFAHGGDLGAGITSRLAAAHPESVRGVHILSVGVPQELDESTLTADERAHRARVATWLDVEGSYMHQHRTRPMTLAFALSDSPVGLLSWILEKYRGWSDRRASPRPIDDDFLLTQASLYWFTNTIGTSLRPYYDVYPPHDYVTVPTALGLFPADLQYPPREWAERTHNLQRYTVFARGGHFAAIEATEDLADDIRTFFAGLDSSG
- a CDS encoding TetR/AcrR family transcriptional regulator gives rise to the protein MSISDVDRTRTPRRRDAQERHVRLIAAARREFAARGVDASLERIARDAEVAIGTLYRHFPTRLDLLLAALEPQLREFMDGSKKALEIDDPWEGFVYYLENLFRVQAGDRGFNDFLSRRFPGSADTERIHDEMCRQIEDVLTRAQDAGEARPDITRADIVNLIWSNGRMIDATSTTVPNAWRRHLHLMLDAYRAERAHPIPEPPMTDAQLYDAMVQLNSVD
- a CDS encoding NADPH-dependent F420 reductase yields the protein MSGISIIGSGNMASAIGALALKGGNTVEIVSRNSGKAEALARALGDGATVGTWRAAPTGDIVILAVLFAGAVPVVSEYGDALAGKIIVDITNPFNADASGLAVPDGSSVAQMVAEASPPDAHVVKAFNTLFSHVLAAGEPVDVFMAGGDTQAKATVSAFITSLGLRPRDAGDLQMAHWLESASLLEMGLARNGLGFNISLGVNLGGTE
- a CDS encoding SDR family NAD(P)-dependent oxidoreductase, with amino-acid sequence MGKLDGKVAVITGATSGMALTGARLFVDEGAHVFISGRRKDAVDEAVKLIGRNATGVQADSADLADLDRLFETVAQEKGRIDVLWTSAGGGEQGRLGEITAEQFDAAFSLNARGTLFTVQKALPLFNDGGSIFMTGSNASLRGYPDWSVYAASKAVLPAYARVWVAELRDRRIRVNVLTPGQVATPMMGDALSAEMKTAFESVIPRREMGHPEEIASVALFLASDDSSYVNGQELVVDGGTTVI